The following are encoded in a window of Carya illinoinensis cultivar Pawnee chromosome 15, C.illinoinensisPawnee_v1, whole genome shotgun sequence genomic DNA:
- the LOC122297579 gene encoding GDSL esterase/lipase At1g29670-like: MRKGALMVLFPFWVVVFICCMQLQAGDGKVVQVPCYFIFGDSLADNGNNNWLSTMAKVNYRPYGIDFPSGPTGRFCNGRTAFDIIAELLGFNNYIPSFATAKGRKILSGVNYASGSAGILNETGQHLGVHISMDGQLKNHKITISRIAKMFRNNKSATAKYLNKCLYSVGLGSNDFINNYFMPKIYPTSHRYTPEQYAKVLAVQYFKQLKTLHSYGARKVALFGVGLIGCTPHSISLHATQGSTCVDAMNNAAQIFNEELKLIVSRLNKSKIDADFIYVDGMEHATEALSYGFKVLDAGCCQVGNFGQCIPYKTPCRNRSEYVFWDAFHPTEAVNRITGRLSYNVLFPSKTDLHRVQHDNGSHQIEL, from the exons ATGAGAAAAGGGGCGTTAAtggttttatttcctttctggGTGGTGGTCTTTATATGTTGCATGCAACTTCAAGCTGGCGATGGGAAAGTAGTACAAGTACCTTGTTATTTCATTTTTGGAGACTCACTTGCAGATAATGGCAATAATAACTGGCTTTCAACAATGGCTAAAGTTAATTACCGACCATATGGCATTGACTTTCCTAGTGGGCCAACTGGAAGGTTCTGCAATGGCCGAACCGCCTTTGATATAATAG CTGAACTTTTGGGATTCAATAACTATATTCCATCCTTTGCAACTGCTAAGGGAAGAAAGATCCTTAGTGGGGTGAATTATGCATCTGGCTCCGCAGGGATTCTTAATGAAACTGGGCAACACTTG GGTGTTCACATAAGCATGGATGGACAGTTGAAGAATCACAAAATTACCATATCACGCATTGCTAAAATGTTTAGAAATAATAAGTCAGCAACTGCAAAATACCTAAACAAGTGTTTATATTCAGTTGGGTTGGGGAGTAATGATTTCATTAACAACTACTTCATGCCCAAAATTTATCCGACAAGCCATCGATATACTCCGGAGCAATACGCAAAAGTTCTTGCAGTACAATATTTCAAACAATTAAAG ACTTTGCACAGTTATGGAGCAAGGAAGGTTGCATTGTTTGGAGTTGGACTCATTGGCTGTACTCCGCACTCCATATCTTTGCATGCCACACAAGGCTCGACGTGCGTAGATGCAATGAACAATGCAGCCCAAATCTTTAATGAGGAGCTGAAATTAATTGTCAGTCGTCTGAATAAAAGCAAAATTGATGCAGATTTTATATATGTGGATGGGATGGAGCATGCTACTGAAGCATTATCTTATG GTTTCAAGGTTTTAGATGCTGGGTGTTGTCAAGTAGGAAATTTTGGACAATGCATTCCTTACAAAACTCCTTGCCGGAATCGGTCTGAATACGTGTTTTGGGACGCTTTTCATCCTACCGAAGCTGTAAATCGAATTACTGGCAGATTATCATACAATGTTTTGTTCCCATCTAAGACGGATCTGCATCGAGTTCAACATGATAATGGTAGTCACCAAATTGAGCTTTAG